One Simonsiella muelleri ATCC 29453 DNA window includes the following coding sequences:
- the neuC gene encoding UDP-N-acetylglucosamine 2-epimerase, which translates to MKKKIAYITGSRAEYGIVKRLLAKLQADETLEFSLIVTAMHLAPQYGNTVKIIEKDGFHIAAKIPLTLNSQNNQTIIYSMAECLDAFGTHFQQNHYDAIMVLGDRYEMMAVATAAAMHNIPIIHLHGGEQTLGNYDEFIRHCITKMSRLHLTATEEYRNRVIQLGEHPDTVYNIGSLGAENGLCLRLPEKQELAQTIGLLDKPYFMVVFHPETLNHYSVIDQVNTLLEALDNFKADYDFIFIGSNSDTHSDKIFLRIQEYTQENQFRFFTSVTPENYLALIKYSQGIIGNSSSGLLEAPSFHVGTINIGNRQQGRVRGESVIDVPINTSSIIFAINQLLSADFQLRLPEMSNPYYQNNTMEQSYQVIKQFLDDGLKNIEPKSFFDIIFDIIF; encoded by the coding sequence ATGAAAAAAAAGATTGCATACATTACAGGTTCACGCGCCGAATATGGTATTGTAAAACGTTTGCTTGCAAAATTACAAGCCGATGAAACGTTAGAATTTTCACTTATCGTTACCGCTATGCACCTTGCGCCGCAATATGGCAATACTGTAAAAATAATTGAAAAAGATGGTTTTCATATTGCAGCTAAAATTCCACTCACATTAAATAGTCAAAATAATCAAACCATTATTTACTCTATGGCCGAATGTCTAGATGCTTTCGGTACACATTTCCAACAAAACCATTATGATGCAATTATGGTATTGGGCGACAGATATGAAATGATGGCAGTTGCCACAGCTGCTGCTATGCATAATATTCCTATTATTCATCTGCATGGTGGAGAACAAACATTAGGTAATTATGATGAATTTATCCGCCATTGCATTACTAAAATGAGTCGCTTACATTTAACTGCAACCGAAGAATATCGCAATCGCGTCATTCAACTAGGAGAACACCCCGATACCGTGTATAATATCGGCTCATTGGGTGCGGAGAATGGTTTATGTTTGAGATTGCCTGAAAAACAGGAACTTGCCCAAACAATTGGCTTGCTGGATAAACCATATTTTATGGTGGTTTTTCACCCAGAAACACTTAATCATTATTCAGTGATTGATCAAGTAAATACCTTACTGGAAGCATTGGATAATTTCAAAGCCGATTACGATTTTATTTTTATTGGTTCAAATTCTGATACACATTCAGATAAAATATTTTTGCGTATACAAGAATATACCCAAGAAAATCAATTTCGCTTTTTTACCTCTGTAACACCTGAGAATTATTTAGCATTAATTAAATATTCACAAGGCATTATTGGTAATAGCTCTTCGGGTTTGTTGGAAGCACCTTCTTTTCATGTTGGTACGATTAATATCGGTAATCGCCAACAAGGGCGTGTGCGTGGAGAAAGTGTGATTGATGTACCAATTAATACCAGCAGTATCATTTTTGCAATTAATCAATTGTTATCAGCTGACTTTCAGCTCAGGCTGCCTGAAATGAGTAATCCGTATTATCAAAATAACACGATGGAACAATCTTATCAGGTAATTAAACAATTTTTAGATGATGGTTTAAAAAATATTGAACCTAAGTCTTTTTTTGATATTATTTTTGATATTATATTTTAA